The genomic DNA GCCGCGCCCAACGGCCTGGGCACGGCCGACTACTGGGCGGCCACCCGGGCCGGGAAGAGCGGCATCGCCCGCATCACCCGCTTCGACCCGTCCTCGTACCCGGCGCGGCTGGCCGGCGAGGTGCCCGGCTTCAACGCGGCCGACCACCTGCCCAACCGGCTGCTGGCGCAGACCGACCGGATGACCCGGCTCGCCCTCGTGGCCGCCGACTGGGCGCTGGCCGACGCCGGCACCGTGCCCGCCGACCTGCCCGCCTACGACATGGGCGTGGTCACCGCGAGCTGCTCCGGCGGCTTCGAGTTCGGCCAGGGCGAGCTGCGCAACCTGTGGAGCCGGGGCAGCCAGTACGTCTCCGCCTACCAGTCCTTCGCCTGGTTCTACGCCGTCAACAGCGGCCAGATCTCCATCCGCAACGGCATGAAGGGCCCGAGCGGCGTCCTCGTCTCCGACCAGGCCGGCGGGCTGGACGCGCTGGCGCACGCGCGGCGGCAGATCCGCAAGGGCACCCGGCTGATCATGTCCGGGTCGATCGACGCCTCGATCTGCCCGTGGGGCTGGGTGGCGCAGCTGGCCGGCGGCCGGCTGACCACCGAGCAGGAGCCCGAGCGGGCCTACCTGCCCTTCGACGCGGCGGCGAGCGGACACGTGCCCGCCGAGGGCGGCGCGCTGCTCGTCCTGGAGTCGGAGCGGTCGGCCGCCGAGCGCGGCGCCCGGGTGTACGGCGAGATCGCCGGCTACGGGGCCACGTTCGACCCCGCCCCCGGCAGCGGCCGGCCGCCGGGCCTGCGCAAGGCGATCGAGCTCGCCCTCGCCGACGCGGGCGTGGACGCGGGCGACGTCGACGTCGTGTTCGCGGACGCGGCCGCGGTGCCGGAGCTGGACCGGGCGGAGGCGGACGCGCTCAACGCGGTCTTCGGGCCGCACGGCGTGCCGGTCACCGCGCCCAAGACGATGACCGGACGCCTCTACTCGGGTGCCGCCCCGCTGGACGTGGCGACCGCCCTGCTCGCCGCCCGGGACGGCCTCGTCCCCGCCACCACCAACGTCGACCCGGACACCTCCTACGA from Streptomyces sp. CB09001 includes the following:
- a CDS encoding ketosynthase chain-length factor, which produces MSTATARTVVTGLGIAAPNGLGTADYWAATRAGKSGIARITRFDPSSYPARLAGEVPGFNAADHLPNRLLAQTDRMTRLALVAADWALADAGTVPADLPAYDMGVVTASCSGGFEFGQGELRNLWSRGSQYVSAYQSFAWFYAVNSGQISIRNGMKGPSGVLVSDQAGGLDALAHARRQIRKGTRLIMSGSIDASICPWGWVAQLAGGRLTTEQEPERAYLPFDAAASGHVPAEGGALLVLESERSAAERGARVYGEIAGYGATFDPAPGSGRPPGLRKAIELALADAGVDAGDVDVVFADAAAVPELDRAEADALNAVFGPHGVPVTAPKTMTGRLYSGAAPLDVATALLAARDGLVPATTNVDPDTSYDLDLVTEARPADLRTALVLARGEGGFNSALVVRTP